The following coding sequences lie in one Thermodesulfovibrionales bacterium genomic window:
- the ilvC gene encoding ketol-acid reductoisomerase, whose protein sequence is MRKAYLPRYLRYDNKQQKEEAMINVYYDKDAQLGILKGKKVCIMGYGSQGHAHANNLKESGMDVMIGLRQGASWDKAAAAGFTVMTPSEAAKVADIIMILLPDEFQGDVYRCEIGPNMKKGAYLAFAHGFNIHFGQIVPPAETNVFMAAPKGPGHLVRSEYAKGSGVPCLIAIHQDPSRNTKEIALAYASAIGGGRAGIIETTFREETETDLFGEQVVLCGGLTSLIQAGFETLVEAGYAPEMAYFECLHEVKLIVDLIYEGGISNMRYSISNTAQYGDLTRGPRVITDKTKKEMRKILTEIQDGIFAREWMVECKANKPVFNALTRKGELHPIEEVGAKLRAMMPWLKKGKLVDKSKA, encoded by the coding sequence CTGAGAAAGGCGTATCTCCCCCGCTATCTACGGTATGATAATAAACAACAAAAGGAGGAAGCAATGATTAACGTTTACTATGACAAGGACGCGCAGCTCGGTATTCTCAAGGGAAAGAAGGTCTGCATCATGGGATACGGGAGCCAGGGGCACGCCCACGCAAATAATCTCAAGGAGAGCGGGATGGACGTCATGATCGGGCTCAGGCAGGGCGCCAGCTGGGACAAGGCCGCAGCTGCGGGATTCACCGTGATGACACCCTCAGAGGCGGCGAAGGTTGCGGACATCATCATGATCCTCCTTCCCGACGAATTCCAGGGAGACGTCTACAGGTGTGAGATAGGGCCGAACATGAAGAAGGGAGCATACCTCGCCTTTGCCCACGGGTTCAATATCCACTTCGGCCAGATCGTGCCGCCGGCAGAAACGAATGTCTTCATGGCCGCGCCGAAGGGACCGGGACACCTCGTGAGGTCGGAGTATGCTAAGGGGAGCGGTGTGCCGTGCCTTATCGCGATACACCAGGACCCGTCCCGCAATACGAAAGAAATTGCCCTCGCCTATGCGTCAGCAATAGGAGGAGGAAGGGCCGGGATCATCGAGACGACCTTCAGGGAGGAGACAGAGACAGACCTCTTCGGAGAACAGGTGGTGCTCTGCGGCGGGCTCACCTCCCTCATTCAGGCGGGATTCGAGACCCTCGTGGAGGCTGGTTATGCGCCGGAAATGGCCTACTTCGAGTGTCTCCATGAGGTGAAACTCATCGTCGATTTGATCTATGAAGGCGGCATTTCGAACATGAGATATTCGATCAGCAATACCGCTCAATATGGAGACCTCACGAGGGGCCCCCGCGTCATAACCGATAAGACGAAGAAGGAGATGAGGAAGATCCTTACGGAGATACAGGACGGCATCTTCGCGCGGGAATGGATGGTCGAGTGCAAGGCGAACAAGCCGGTGTTCAATGCCCTGACCCGGAAAGGCGAGCTCCATCCGATAGAGGAAGTCGGGGCGAAGCTGCGGGCGATGATGCCGTGGCTCAAGAAGGGCAAGCTGGTCGATAAGTCAAAGGCGTAA
- the cimA gene encoding citramalate synthase, translating into MRKIEIYDTTLRDGSQAEEISFSVEDKLRITEKLDELGVHYIEGGWPGSNPKDAEYFKKVRKLSLSNSVVAAFGSTYRPRHRVEDDYNIKSLLEARARVVTIVGKTWDFHVKELFKIPLEENLEIIHNSILFLKGSVEKVFFDAEHFFDGYHDNPEFAVKCLQAAEAAGADCLVLCDTNGGTLPNDIKKIILAVGKRVKAPLGIHVHNDSECAVANSIIAVENGAVQVQGTVNGIGERCGNANLCSIIPNLQIKSKFRCIADDRLRKLRDVSRFVNEIANMRHFTRQPFVGDSAFAHKGGIHVSAIRKRPETYEHVRPELVGNSQRVLISDLAGRSNIIRKAEEFNIHLESDSPEVHKTLERLKDLEHQGFQFEGAEASFELLLKKSLGLHRRFFDLVGFRVIDEKRKEKEAPMSEATIMVKVGKNIEHTAATGNGPVNALDHALRKALEKFYPELKKVKLYDYKVRVLTTGKGTAARVRVLVESGDDEQKWGTVGVSENIIEASWQALVDSIEYKLLKEGVE; encoded by the coding sequence ATGCGCAAGATCGAGATATACGACACGACCCTGCGGGACGGCTCCCAGGCGGAAGAGATATCCTTCTCGGTAGAGGACAAGCTCCGTATAACGGAGAAGCTCGATGAACTCGGTGTTCATTACATCGAAGGCGGCTGGCCCGGTTCGAACCCGAAGGACGCGGAGTACTTCAAGAAGGTGAGGAAGCTCTCGCTGTCGAATTCTGTGGTGGCGGCCTTCGGGAGCACCTACAGGCCGAGGCACCGCGTTGAGGACGACTACAACATTAAGTCTCTCCTCGAAGCGAGGGCGCGGGTAGTCACGATTGTCGGCAAGACCTGGGACTTCCATGTAAAAGAGCTATTCAAGATCCCCCTTGAGGAAAACCTTGAGATCATTCACAACTCGATCCTCTTTCTCAAGGGCAGCGTCGAAAAGGTCTTTTTTGATGCAGAACATTTCTTTGACGGGTACCATGACAACCCCGAATTCGCGGTCAAGTGCCTCCAGGCTGCCGAAGCCGCCGGGGCCGACTGCCTCGTGCTCTGTGATACAAACGGCGGCACGCTCCCGAACGATATCAAGAAGATTATCCTTGCGGTGGGAAAGAGGGTAAAGGCCCCTCTCGGCATCCATGTCCATAACGATTCCGAGTGCGCAGTCGCAAATTCCATTATCGCCGTCGAAAACGGAGCGGTACAGGTGCAGGGGACGGTGAACGGCATAGGCGAACGGTGCGGAAACGCCAACCTCTGTTCGATTATTCCGAACCTTCAGATAAAGTCGAAGTTTCGGTGTATCGCCGATGATAGGCTCAGGAAGCTGCGTGACGTATCGCGTTTCGTGAATGAGATAGCAAACATGAGACACTTCACGAGGCAACCCTTTGTCGGTGACAGTGCATTCGCCCATAAAGGGGGGATCCATGTGAGCGCGATACGGAAGCGGCCCGAGACGTACGAACATGTGAGACCGGAGCTCGTCGGGAATTCGCAGAGGGTCCTCATATCGGACCTCGCGGGGAGGTCGAACATCATCAGGAAGGCCGAAGAGTTCAACATCCATCTGGAGTCGGATTCTCCGGAAGTGCATAAGACGCTCGAGAGGTTAAAGGACCTGGAGCACCAGGGTTTTCAGTTCGAAGGGGCGGAAGCGTCTTTTGAACTCCTCCTCAAGAAATCGCTCGGCCTCCACAGGAGGTTCTTTGACCTGGTCGGGTTCAGGGTTATCGACGAGAAGAGGAAGGAAAAGGAAGCGCCGATGAGCGAGGCCACGATCATGGTGAAGGTCGGAAAGAATATCGAGCACACTGCCGCCACGGGCAACGGCCCGGTGAACGCCCTTGACCATGCACTGAGAAAGGCGCTCGAAAAATTCTATCCCGAACTGAAGAAGGTCAAGCTCTACGATTACAAGGTGCGGGTTCTCACTACCGGCAAGGGTACTGCCGCGAGGGTCCGCGTCCTCGTCGAGTCCGGAGACGATGAACAGAAGTGGGGAACTGTCGGTGTCTCGGAAAATATTATCGAGGCGTCATGGCAGGCCCTCGTTGACAGCATAGAATATAAGCTTCTCAAAGAAGGGGTAGAGTAG